The Ensifer canadensis genome has a segment encoding these proteins:
- a CDS encoding IS110 family transposase, whose protein sequence is MEAGTSQPHSPTAIRTDLAAIFVSLELSRSTWLITSLSPGNGEKMSKHSVVGGDVTALLGRFTQLQEKVRSRTGNQVPIVSIQEAGLDGFWIDRVLKANGIESYVVDPASIATSRRRRRAKTDKLDGEALVRALLAFKRGEPRVCAMVNAPSPEEEDRRRLCRERKVLIAERVKHVNRIKGLLFGQGISGYEPLRKNRRKQLDELHTGDGRPLPTHLKTQISRELDRLELLLEQITAVENERDTLLAAQKNSVAATLIPTGAMLCEVKGIGLEFAAVLWTEGLFRHFDNRRQVAAYAGLAPTPWQSGTIDHEQGVSKAGNPRLRTTMIQLSWLWLRHQPQSALSQWFTARVQSSGGRAKKSAIVALARKLLVALWKYVIAGVVIEGAVLKTA, encoded by the coding sequence ATGGAAGCTGGAACTTCCCAACCGCATTCGCCGACCGCTATCCGCACTGATCTTGCCGCAATTTTCGTGTCGTTGGAACTCTCTCGCTCAACCTGGCTGATCACATCGTTGTCGCCGGGAAACGGCGAGAAGATGTCGAAGCACTCTGTGGTTGGCGGCGATGTGACGGCATTGCTGGGTCGTTTTACTCAGCTCCAGGAGAAGGTGCGATCTCGTACGGGCAATCAGGTTCCGATCGTGAGCATTCAGGAAGCCGGGCTTGACGGCTTCTGGATCGATCGTGTGCTGAAGGCGAACGGGATAGAAAGTTACGTCGTCGATCCAGCCTCGATAGCAACCTCGCGCAGGCGCCGGCGAGCGAAGACGGACAAATTGGATGGTGAGGCGCTGGTCCGAGCGCTGTTGGCCTTCAAACGCGGAGAGCCACGGGTGTGCGCCATGGTCAATGCGCCAAGCCCCGAGGAAGAAGATCGCCGTCGCCTTTGCCGGGAGCGCAAGGTTCTGATCGCCGAGCGCGTCAAACATGTCAATCGCATTAAAGGCCTGCTCTTCGGTCAGGGCATAAGTGGTTACGAGCCGCTGCGCAAGAACCGGCGCAAGCAACTGGACGAGCTTCACACGGGTGATGGCCGTCCTTTGCCGACCCACCTCAAAACTCAAATAAGCCGTGAACTTGATCGCCTTGAATTGTTGCTAGAGCAAATTACAGCGGTGGAGAACGAGCGCGATACGCTCCTGGCGGCGCAAAAGAACAGCGTGGCGGCAACGCTGATCCCAACTGGGGCGATGTTGTGCGAAGTCAAAGGCATTGGTCTGGAATTCGCGGCTGTTCTCTGGACCGAAGGGCTGTTTCGCCATTTTGACAACCGGCGACAGGTTGCTGCGTACGCGGGGCTGGCACCGACACCCTGGCAGAGTGGAACCATCGATCACGAGCAAGGCGTCTCGAAGGCGGGCAACCCGCGCCTGCGTACCACGATGATCCAACTGTCGTGGTTGTGGTTGCGCCATCAGCCGCAATCAGCGTTGAGCCAGTGGTTTACGGCCCGCGTGCAATCCAGCGGTGGGCGCGCGAAGAAGAGCGCGATCGTGGCGCTGGCACGCAAATTGTTGGTTGCTCTATGGAAATATGTGATCGCCGGCGTTGTCATCGAGGGCGCGGTGTTAAAGACGGCCTGA
- a CDS encoding type IV secretory system conjugative DNA transfer family protein has translation MNPAILLFGLVIAAAVASFVASLAYAGLYYAFDNSTWMFQALQDDILASYSAARLDLAASDWHRPMIAAATGLFAGGAVLVAAITGKKKSTDARFLSTQEARALGLTRTGGVFVGRIGGNLMKVPGGFTQRGSGRRRFMKPMLFGGKKLWIDGDDVGGFVIGPPRSGKGASLIVPNCLLWPDSIVVLDIRGETYEATAGYRSKFSRVLRFSPADENGDTECYNPLDFVAIDPDQRDIDINSIATALLPTPKGDAYWISDARALFAGVTSWVLENPDVSDKDKNLGTVLNVIEGGNKPLREWLEEVANSKLRAEWISPFTYTTLARFAVMASKQFDGVYGSLAAAVRPFKNNRILRATARSTFDIRTMRRQNMSLYLDFRIQQIGLIGPIFNVLMVQFMDYMSRNMMARDERRVLVLLDEFQNLGKLENALTVATVLGGYGIPCWFFVQSLRSIDNVYTREGRQTLVNSARAQIFLGAQDPEDQRYISQLLGERKEVTVDKAVSTGLTLFDRKGATMSHKTTMRPLMRPDELGSLNETRCIIKLRNQQPIFGVRNFYYADNQLMKRAWLKIPRPKNQHITNDATSFTTGHHEDIMRSDSPPPPDTTPGGKFAAKSLAVIMVPSSRSIPEQIFQLPDASHTSKHADEPRSVNSVGCEPDFKSAMKKSAVRKAEADKSLERILTIFERAPVKKRAAKKVKKEIASAFADE, from the coding sequence ATGAACCCGGCAATCCTGCTGTTCGGGCTGGTGATTGCCGCCGCCGTAGCCTCGTTCGTCGCTTCGCTCGCCTATGCCGGCCTCTACTATGCGTTCGACAACTCGACATGGATGTTTCAGGCGCTGCAGGACGATATCCTTGCATCCTATAGCGCGGCGCGGCTCGATCTCGCCGCCAGTGACTGGCATCGGCCGATGATAGCGGCCGCGACTGGCCTGTTCGCCGGTGGCGCTGTGCTTGTTGCCGCCATAACAGGTAAGAAGAAATCGACCGACGCTCGCTTTCTCAGTACGCAGGAGGCCCGCGCCCTTGGCCTCACGCGCACCGGTGGCGTGTTCGTCGGTCGGATCGGCGGCAACTTGATGAAGGTTCCGGGCGGATTCACGCAGCGCGGGTCCGGCCGACGTCGGTTCATGAAGCCCATGCTGTTCGGCGGAAAGAAGCTCTGGATCGACGGGGATGACGTCGGTGGCTTCGTGATTGGACCGCCACGGTCGGGTAAAGGCGCATCGCTGATCGTGCCGAACTGTCTGCTATGGCCGGACAGCATCGTCGTGCTCGACATCCGCGGCGAGACCTATGAGGCCACGGCCGGATATCGTTCGAAATTCTCGCGCGTGCTACGTTTCTCGCCGGCAGACGAAAATGGCGATACGGAATGCTACAACCCGCTCGACTTCGTCGCGATCGACCCGGACCAGCGCGATATCGACATCAATTCCATCGCGACGGCTCTTTTGCCGACGCCGAAGGGCGACGCTTACTGGATCTCCGACGCCCGCGCACTCTTTGCCGGCGTTACGTCATGGGTACTGGAAAATCCGGATGTCTCCGACAAGGATAAGAACCTTGGAACGGTCCTCAATGTGATCGAAGGCGGCAACAAGCCGCTTCGTGAGTGGTTGGAGGAAGTCGCCAATTCTAAGCTTCGCGCCGAATGGATTAGTCCCTTTACATACACCACCCTCGCTCGCTTCGCCGTCATGGCCAGCAAGCAATTCGATGGTGTCTATGGCTCGCTCGCCGCAGCGGTGCGGCCGTTCAAGAACAATCGGATCCTGCGGGCGACGGCGCGATCGACGTTCGACATCCGCACCATGCGCCGGCAGAATATGAGCCTTTATCTGGATTTCCGCATCCAGCAGATCGGCTTGATCGGCCCGATCTTCAATGTATTGATGGTCCAGTTCATGGATTACATGTCGCGAAACATGATGGCGCGTGACGAGCGACGCGTGCTCGTCCTGCTTGATGAATTCCAGAACCTCGGCAAGCTGGAGAACGCGCTCACCGTCGCGACCGTCCTCGGCGGCTACGGCATTCCCTGCTGGTTCTTTGTCCAATCGCTCCGGTCGATCGATAACGTCTATACGCGCGAAGGCCGTCAGACGCTCGTCAACTCCGCTCGCGCTCAAATCTTCCTTGGAGCGCAGGATCCCGAGGATCAGCGGTATATTTCGCAGCTGCTGGGCGAGCGGAAGGAAGTGACGGTCGACAAGGCCGTTTCCACGGGCTTGACCCTGTTCGATCGCAAGGGCGCGACCATGTCTCATAAGACCACGATGCGGCCCCTAATGCGCCCTGACGAACTGGGCTCACTGAACGAGACGCGGTGCATCATCAAGCTTCGAAATCAGCAACCAATTTTTGGGGTTCGGAATTTCTACTATGCCGACAACCAACTGATGAAACGCGCGTGGTTGAAGATACCCCGGCCGAAAAACCAGCACATCACCAATGATGCAACCAGTTTCACGACTGGGCATCATGAAGATATCATGCGTTCTGATAGTCCACCTCCCCCTGATACAACACCTGGAGGGAAGTTTGCGGCCAAAAGCTTAGCGGTGATAATGGTGCCGTCGAGCAGATCGATACCCGAGCAAATTTTCCAGTTACCAGATGCTTCTCATACGTCAAAGCACGCCGACGAACCTCGCAGCGTCAATTCAGTGGGATGCGAACCGGACTTTAAATCAGCGATGAAAAAGAGTGCGGTGCGAAAGGCCGAAGCAGATAAATCCCTCGAAAGGATATTGACCATATTCGAGAGAGCGCCCGTAAAAAAACGGGCGGCTAAGAAGGTTAAAAAGGAGATCGCGTCGGCTTTTGCTGACGAATAG
- the virB11 gene encoding P-type DNA transfer ATPase VirB11, translating into MKQFPFLEKALERLKPYLSDDRVSEISVNRPGELFIERLGVGGMEREVDAQFTADWIRTLSERVAGSTNQVVNDEHPILSAWLPTGERFQCVLPPAAPDGGAISIRKQVIHDIGLEVYKNRGAFEHTRVGRQLRLSTAEEELAAMMKREVNAMQFLQTAVRSRVSIAISGGTSTGKTTFLNALLKEIPEEERIVTIEDARELKPITPNTVALLASKGDQGRAKVTPQELLEASLRMRPDRLMLGELRGAEAFSFLQAINTGHPGSLTTVHANSARSAYDRLALMVMQSGVALEKQEIIDYLKEVIPVVVQLSRIPDGRRVVSEIVFTKGDML; encoded by the coding sequence ATGAAGCAGTTCCCCTTTCTCGAAAAGGCGCTGGAGCGGTTGAAGCCCTATCTTTCGGATGATCGAGTCTCCGAAATCTCCGTCAATCGCCCCGGCGAGTTGTTTATCGAGCGGCTCGGCGTCGGCGGCATGGAACGCGAGGTCGATGCGCAGTTCACCGCCGATTGGATACGGACCTTGAGCGAGCGCGTTGCCGGCTCTACCAACCAGGTCGTCAACGACGAGCATCCCATTCTGTCGGCATGGCTTCCGACCGGGGAGCGCTTCCAATGTGTTTTGCCGCCGGCCGCACCCGACGGCGGCGCGATCTCCATCCGCAAGCAGGTCATCCACGACATAGGGCTGGAGGTCTACAAGAACCGCGGCGCATTCGAGCATACCAGGGTCGGGCGGCAACTCAGGCTCTCGACGGCCGAGGAGGAGCTTGCAGCCATGATGAAGCGCGAGGTCAACGCCATGCAGTTTCTTCAAACTGCCGTGCGCTCGCGAGTTTCGATCGCCATATCCGGCGGTACGTCGACAGGCAAAACGACCTTCCTAAATGCACTGCTCAAGGAGATTCCAGAAGAGGAGCGCATCGTCACCATCGAGGACGCGCGCGAGTTAAAGCCGATCACCCCGAACACAGTCGCATTGCTCGCCTCGAAGGGAGACCAGGGCCGCGCCAAAGTGACGCCGCAGGAGCTACTCGAAGCCTCACTGCGCATGCGTCCAGATCGGCTGATGTTGGGCGAGCTTCGCGGCGCCGAGGCGTTTTCCTTCCTTCAGGCGATCAATACTGGCCATCCGGGATCGCTGACAACGGTCCACGCCAACTCAGCGCGCTCGGCCTATGACCGCTTGGCGCTCATGGTCATGCAGAGTGGCGTTGCGCTCGAGAAGCAGGAGATTATCGACTACCTCAAGGAAGTCATCCCTGTCGTTGTCCAGCTCTCGCGCATTCCGGATGGTCGCCGCGTGGTCTCTGAAATCGTCTTTACCAAGGGGGACATGCTATGA
- the virB10 gene encoding type IV secretion system protein VirB10 — MSKIDFDHLDGQSSVASDRNGRLGKLALPLLLVAGAGVLAYVNWPTGPQNPNLTEGSGETFETTNSSIRNFPDEPLKQAADPNLVQIPTAEKKSVESAAVNLTVNAGDDLEKLRQLEEGRRRAEEERLRMEEARRRAEEEARLAELEAKRREEEEKARWERLRSDQVIVDGSGGESLSAGEHSVTVADDGQLVAVPGAESDANKAFLAQSEKQTVSIVKATRFDRTDALVAQGTMIRGFLETAINTDLPGMVRAVVREDVRSLDGGRVLIPKGSRLIGEYKSGLARGQKRIFIVWSRVIRSDGLSVEIASPGADRLGRAGLTGEIDTHFWERFGSAIMLSVIGGAAEYVSALGDTAAESARSISTVDPITGAVTTITTEPSRTAAEARSIATEKSSAILQDIANEAFKESSKIPPTIYVAQGESVIVYLRRDLDFSDFYADPVRQEMMRLKLGGQIRRNVDSTPYYPIAPIHK, encoded by the coding sequence ATGAGCAAGATCGATTTTGATCACCTCGACGGGCAAAGCAGTGTCGCCAGCGACCGCAATGGCCGGCTCGGCAAGCTCGCCCTTCCCCTCCTGCTTGTCGCCGGCGCCGGTGTGCTTGCCTATGTCAACTGGCCGACCGGCCCGCAGAACCCCAACCTGACCGAAGGTTCAGGCGAGACTTTCGAGACGACGAACTCCAGCATCCGCAACTTTCCCGACGAACCGTTGAAGCAGGCGGCCGATCCGAACCTTGTGCAGATTCCGACTGCCGAAAAGAAGTCAGTGGAGTCCGCGGCGGTCAACCTTACCGTGAACGCGGGCGACGATCTGGAAAAACTGCGTCAGCTCGAAGAAGGGCGTCGCCGCGCCGAGGAAGAACGACTTCGGATGGAGGAAGCGCGCCGGCGCGCCGAAGAGGAAGCTCGGCTGGCCGAGCTGGAGGCCAAGCGCCGGGAGGAGGAGGAAAAGGCACGGTGGGAGCGGCTCCGCTCGGACCAGGTTATCGTCGACGGCTCCGGCGGCGAAAGCCTGTCGGCCGGCGAACACTCGGTGACGGTTGCTGACGACGGCCAGCTCGTCGCGGTTCCCGGCGCAGAAAGCGATGCGAACAAGGCGTTCCTCGCTCAGTCGGAAAAGCAGACGGTCAGCATCGTGAAGGCGACGCGCTTCGATCGGACCGACGCGCTTGTGGCCCAGGGCACGATGATCCGCGGCTTTCTGGAGACGGCCATCAACACCGACCTTCCCGGCATGGTGCGAGCCGTCGTGCGTGAGGATGTCCGGTCTCTCGACGGCGGTCGCGTCCTCATTCCGAAAGGCTCTCGCCTCATCGGCGAATACAAGTCCGGCCTGGCGCGCGGCCAAAAGCGCATCTTCATCGTCTGGTCCCGCGTGATCCGGTCCGATGGCCTGTCCGTCGAGATCGCCTCGCCCGGCGCCGACCGTCTCGGCCGCGCCGGGCTCACCGGCGAGATCGACACGCATTTCTGGGAACGCTTCGGTTCTGCGATCATGCTGTCGGTGATCGGCGGCGCGGCGGAATATGTTTCGGCGCTCGGCGACACGGCGGCGGAAAGCGCTCGTTCGATCTCGACGGTCGATCCGATCACCGGCGCGGTCACGACGATCACAACCGAACCGAGCCGAACGGCCGCGGAGGCGCGATCGATCGCCACGGAGAAGTCATCGGCGATCCTTCAAGACATTGCCAACGAGGCTTTCAAGGAAAGCTCGAAGATCCCGCCGACGATCTATGTCGCCCAGGGGGAGTCGGTTATCGTCTATCTGCGGCGCGATCTTGATTTTTCCGACTTCTATGCCGATCCGGTCCGGCAGGAGATGATGCGGCTGAAGCTTGGCGGGCAAATCCGGCGCAACGTCGATTCGACGCCCTATTATCCGATCGCGCCGATCCACAAATGA
- a CDS encoding TrbG/VirB9 family P-type conjugative transfer protein, which yields MRKSLLSFAALSLLAVAVAPALADPRIRYITFNNNAVVTVPAGLGVSTMIQLGSSEVIETISAGDTASWSIVPKKGSGILFVKPLRENAETNVNIVTNQRIYALLLKGSAAADLRAAFQVRFKYPDEDVNARLLAAAQESAKDPLLKDLDPSRLNYDYVFRGDTSLKPRVAFDDGTHMYLEFPDEIPAIFVVEGKRQESLVNLRTQGKYVVVDKIGAQFTLRAGDKWLCLYNRQANRQSFDLIEDAYGPKRLDRKEERQR from the coding sequence ATGCGGAAATCTCTTCTTTCATTCGCGGCGCTATCGCTACTTGCCGTAGCGGTAGCGCCAGCCCTGGCCGATCCCCGCATCCGCTACATCACCTTCAACAACAATGCGGTCGTGACCGTGCCTGCGGGTCTCGGCGTCTCGACCATGATCCAGCTTGGAAGCTCCGAGGTTATCGAGACGATCTCGGCCGGCGACACGGCGAGCTGGTCGATTGTCCCGAAGAAGGGGTCGGGGATCCTCTTCGTCAAGCCGCTACGCGAGAACGCCGAGACGAACGTCAACATCGTCACCAACCAGCGCATCTACGCCCTTCTGCTGAAGGGCTCGGCCGCGGCCGACCTTCGGGCTGCATTCCAGGTTCGGTTCAAATATCCCGACGAGGATGTCAACGCCCGGCTGTTGGCCGCCGCGCAGGAGAGTGCCAAGGATCCCCTGTTGAAGGATCTCGACCCGAGCCGGCTGAACTACGATTACGTCTTCCGCGGCGATACCAGCCTGAAGCCGCGGGTCGCCTTCGATGACGGCACCCATATGTATCTGGAATTTCCGGACGAAATCCCCGCCATCTTCGTCGTCGAAGGCAAGCGCCAGGAATCCCTCGTCAACCTGCGCACGCAGGGAAAATACGTCGTCGTCGACAAGATCGGGGCGCAGTTCACACTGCGCGCTGGCGACAAATGGCTTTGCCTCTACAATCGGCAGGCCAATCGCCAATCCTTCGATCTCATCGAAGACGCCTATGGACCGAAGCGCCTCGACCGCAAAGAGGAGCGCCAGCGATGA
- a CDS encoding virB8 family protein produces MPKTPPNDLTAYWVAGASWEAELYRKERRSRKIAWTVATVAGLATLLSLSALNLLVPLKQFEAVVVIADKTTGFVEVARSLNESKLSENDAVKTANIVRYIRARETYDPRALKDNYDLAQLYSTGQAASDLRHDFEPANPQSKDKMLGRNTRIAVTIKSVSFLNSSTATVRFSTETRRDNTLRREHWVSVVRFRYTTAPLKNEYRFDNPLGFQATEYRRDQESLPEVLPADKAAR; encoded by the coding sequence ATGCCCAAAACCCCGCCGAACGATCTCACCGCCTACTGGGTAGCAGGCGCATCATGGGAGGCGGAACTCTACCGCAAGGAGCGCCGCTCGCGGAAAATCGCATGGACAGTCGCGACCGTGGCTGGCTTAGCCACACTGCTCAGCCTCTCGGCCCTCAATCTGCTGGTGCCACTGAAGCAGTTCGAGGCCGTGGTGGTGATCGCCGACAAAACCACTGGCTTCGTGGAGGTTGCCCGCTCCTTGAACGAGAGCAAGCTTTCCGAAAACGACGCCGTCAAGACTGCGAACATCGTGCGCTATATCCGGGCGCGCGAGACCTATGACCCTCGGGCGCTCAAGGACAATTACGATCTAGCCCAGCTCTATTCGACCGGCCAGGCCGCCTCGGATCTCCGTCACGACTTCGAGCCCGCGAACCCGCAGTCGAAGGACAAGATGCTCGGACGCAATACGCGCATCGCCGTTACCATAAAGTCGGTCTCGTTCCTCAACTCTTCCACGGCGACGGTCCGCTTCTCAACCGAGACGCGTCGCGACAACACCCTTCGGCGCGAACACTGGGTTTCGGTGGTCCGCTTCCGCTATACGACGGCGCCGCTAAAGAACGAATATCGCTTCGACAACCCGCTTGGCTTCCAGGCCACCGAGTATCGGCGCGATCAGGAATCGCTGCCGGAAGTTCTGCCGGCGGACAAGGCGGCGCGCTGA
- a CDS encoding type IV secretion system protein, whose amino-acid sequence MAATTIISDIFAKLDAIGETFIRNTYEGLALQVDVLFGSMLTLYVIWWGYMILAGRDSFSVPEAAWRLGRAFFIYYMATNWGAFSATLYKLVQSVPNLISDTIIESIAGSGGVLNGGTDDTTGVVKILDAVFETAGKVYEQVATGTFEYVGALIGAVVFVVAMIFIAVAAAAILAAKLMLFITLALAPIFIILALYRWTFRLTDGWLLLMVNLMVTQTLMMAFLAFLYQLIELAINTANNTATESKLSYVAPFVIVCLLGIVVFRFIPAFAAGITGGGALGQGDSAIVGGRETMLRARRAYRGRTGILRGGLQSRRTSADVQNARARAIQRETEKNGHF is encoded by the coding sequence ATGGCCGCGACCACGATCATATCGGACATTTTCGCAAAGCTGGACGCGATAGGCGAGACGTTCATTCGGAACACCTACGAGGGCCTTGCGCTTCAGGTGGATGTCCTGTTCGGGTCAATGCTCACCCTCTATGTCATCTGGTGGGGCTATATGATCCTTGCCGGACGCGACAGCTTCTCTGTGCCGGAGGCGGCCTGGCGGCTCGGCCGAGCCTTCTTCATCTACTATATGGCGACCAACTGGGGCGCCTTCTCTGCCACGCTCTACAAGCTCGTGCAGTCCGTGCCGAACCTGATCTCCGACACGATTATCGAGTCGATCGCTGGGTCCGGCGGCGTGCTCAATGGCGGAACCGACGATACGACGGGAGTGGTGAAGATCCTCGACGCCGTCTTCGAGACCGCAGGTAAGGTTTATGAGCAGGTGGCGACCGGCACCTTCGAATATGTCGGGGCGCTGATCGGCGCTGTCGTGTTCGTCGTCGCAATGATCTTCATCGCGGTCGCTGCGGCCGCGATCCTTGCGGCCAAGCTGATGCTGTTCATCACACTGGCGCTGGCACCGATATTTATCATACTGGCACTCTATCGCTGGACGTTCCGCCTCACCGACGGCTGGCTGTTGCTAATGGTCAATCTGATGGTGACGCAGACTTTGATGATGGCGTTTCTTGCCTTCCTTTACCAGCTCATCGAGCTTGCCATCAACACGGCCAACAATACCGCTACGGAAAGCAAGCTCTCCTATGTGGCGCCGTTCGTGATCGTCTGCCTGCTGGGAATCGTGGTGTTCCGGTTTATCCCCGCCTTTGCCGCAGGCATTACTGGGGGCGGCGCGTTGGGGCAAGGCGACTCGGCTATCGTTGGTGGCCGCGAAACGATGCTTCGGGCTCGGCGAGCGTATAGAGGCAGAACCGGGATCCTTCGTGGAGGGCTACAGAGCCGCCGCACATCCGCAGACGTTCAGAACGCGCGAGCACGAGCAATTCAAAGGGAGACGGAAAAGAATGGGCACTTTTAG
- a CDS encoding type IV secretion system protein, with protein MKKTFAVATVLAFSTPVLADVPVIDKKNLAIARKNAENTGEIMKTNTNILEKTKEILGALSGSRDGSMGISSTGLGGNMSVSAAPSFSSIMNGGTLSFGGLGSDAQNVAATLINGLQLVKQVKAIVEGEDAGAMNHAFSGTVNTAALLSALTQQASQGVSQREQSLQSATGQIGSAEDVKGSVDANTRMQLETARTINELISVSNGGVSALNTEMQMRLTQQSETAKMLQYKDVNPFK; from the coding sequence ATGAAAAAGACGTTCGCCGTGGCTACCGTCCTCGCCTTCTCGACACCGGTCCTCGCCGACGTTCCAGTGATCGATAAAAAGAACCTGGCGATCGCCAGGAAGAACGCCGAAAACACCGGCGAGATCATGAAAACCAACACCAACATCCTCGAAAAGACCAAGGAGATCCTCGGCGCGCTGTCCGGCAGTCGCGACGGGTCGATGGGGATTTCCTCGACCGGCCTCGGCGGCAACATGTCCGTTTCGGCGGCGCCATCGTTCTCCTCGATCATGAACGGCGGCACGCTGTCATTCGGCGGTCTTGGCTCCGACGCACAGAACGTTGCGGCGACGCTGATCAACGGGCTGCAGCTCGTCAAGCAAGTGAAGGCGATCGTCGAAGGCGAGGATGCCGGGGCGATGAACCATGCCTTTTCCGGTACAGTCAACACGGCCGCCCTGCTCTCGGCGCTGACCCAGCAGGCATCGCAAGGCGTTTCGCAGCGTGAGCAATCGCTGCAGTCGGCAACTGGCCAGATCGGCTCGGCCGAAGACGTCAAGGGTTCGGTCGACGCAAATACCCGCATGCAGCTGGAAACGGCGCGCACGATCAACGAGCTGATCAGTGTCTCGAACGGCGGGGTTTCGGCGCTGAACACAGAAATGCAGATGCGGCTCACTCAGCAGTCCGAGACAGCCAAGATGCTGCAATACAAAGACGTCAACCCGTTCAAGTGA
- a CDS encoding transglycosylase SLT domain-containing protein, with protein MRRTILLLLSAALVTAPAPAAIADIPVNDNDMKEKRSEDEGHSKKDTATRGHQLEDQTITNCNISNKEKYRRLYRSPAQAVHEDAKNVDLIKHYANKHNVPVGLALSVAHAESGISTCSGSPTGVKGVMQLTKKTGKGMGFDREINEENIEGGVKYLGMGVNKCGSTDYACVASWYNGSTASEQSNWAGKVGRNHAWFNAYAGGSNIEDISSPSFKSYVDYGSGATRSSNSAAVGAVGRVVLGIDASTARVQEAGRRIDSLSASAGASEIYQEAWDDNTQARAFNAELVNNLITARTLFNELLQARMQMKLSKISETAKTLKSDPKVNPYSCDPVILEQMKLSRDDWPRCAVVVDADAETTIMSTQGTDGAIGNNLLFIQNAANAADQGGLQ; from the coding sequence GTGCGTAGAACGATCCTTCTCCTGCTCTCCGCTGCACTGGTGACAGCACCAGCACCCGCGGCCATCGCGGACATTCCTGTTAACGACAACGACATGAAGGAAAAGCGCTCCGAGGATGAAGGGCATTCGAAGAAGGACACGGCGACACGAGGCCACCAACTCGAGGATCAGACGATCACGAACTGCAACATCTCAAATAAGGAGAAGTACCGCCGTCTCTACCGCTCACCGGCGCAAGCGGTGCACGAGGATGCCAAAAACGTCGACCTGATCAAGCACTATGCAAACAAGCACAATGTCCCTGTCGGCCTTGCGTTGTCGGTGGCCCACGCCGAGTCCGGAATATCGACGTGCTCCGGCTCTCCGACCGGTGTGAAGGGCGTCATGCAGCTGACGAAGAAGACAGGCAAGGGTATGGGCTTCGACCGCGAAATCAATGAGGAGAACATCGAGGGCGGCGTCAAATATCTCGGCATGGGCGTAAACAAATGCGGCAGCACCGACTATGCCTGCGTAGCCTCCTGGTACAACGGCTCGACTGCTTCAGAGCAAAGCAACTGGGCCGGCAAGGTCGGTCGGAACCATGCCTGGTTCAACGCCTATGCCGGCGGCTCGAATATCGAGGACATTTCTTCGCCGTCGTTCAAATCCTATGTCGACTATGGCTCCGGCGCTACGCGCAGCTCGAATAGCGCGGCAGTAGGCGCGGTCGGTCGCGTCGTTCTCGGCATCGATGCAAGCACGGCACGCGTCCAGGAGGCGGGCCGGCGCATTGATAGTCTTTCAGCGTCCGCTGGGGCCTCGGAAATCTATCAGGAGGCGTGGGATGACAATACACAGGCGCGAGCCTTCAATGCCGAACTGGTGAATAACCTGATCACGGCACGCACGCTCTTCAACGAGCTGCTTCAGGCCAGAATGCAGATGAAGCTGTCGAAGATCTCGGAGACAGCCAAAACCCTGAAGTCCGATCCAAAGGTCAATCCGTACAGCTGCGATCCGGTCATCCTAGAACAGATGAAGTTGTCGCGCGACGACTGGCCACGCTGCGCCGTAGTCGTGGATGCAGACGCGGAAACCACGATCATGTCCACCCAAGGCACCGACGGCGCGATCGGCAACAATCTTCTCTTCATCCAGAATGCCGCAAACGCGGCCGATCAAGGAGGTCTGCAATGA